The stretch of DNA TCAGTAATTCACTCTCTGCCTGATTGGCAAGATAACCGCCTTCTCTTTGTAATTGGCTTAAAAATTGATCATAAATACTTTCTTCTACGATCACATTTCCATCTGCAGAACATCCCGAACCATTATCTGAAGTTTTACTCAGCCTAGTATTCAAGGCTGCATGTTTAATATCGGCAGTTTCATCTATAACAATGGTTGAATTGCCAGCACCTACTCCATAAGCAGGAGTTCCTGAACTATAAGCTGCCTTAACCATATTTTTACCGCCAGTAGCCATAACTAAATCCACCTTGCTCATTAAATAATTAGTTAAAGATAAATTGGGATGTTCAATGCATTGGAAAACATCAGGATTTACCCCCAATTTCTCTAAAGCTACTCTCATTAAACGAACAGTTTCATTAGTCGTTTTTTTTGTACGGGGATGGGGTGAATAGATTACCACATCTTTACACTTCAAAGAATATAAACCAGTAACCGGAGGAGTGAGGGCGGGATTGGTACAAGGTATAATAGAAGCAATTATACCGGCTGGTTTAGCGTATTTAGTAATTCCCTTTTCTGGAATTTCCTCAATAATACCCATACTTTTTACACCGAGCACATCTCTTAAGACACCTTTTATCTTAACTCTTTTCCCTGGACGACCATTATAATTCCCCAATCCACTCTCTTTTACTCCCATGTGGGCAAGGTTAGTAAAAATGTCTTCTTTTGCTGTAGCCCAAGCAATGGCTTGACAAAAGCGATCGATCTCAGCTTGGTTATATTTTTCGAGGTCTTCCATCGCCTTTTGCGCATTTTCTATTAATTTATCAATATATTGCCTATCTTCATCGCT from Candidatus Atribacteria bacterium encodes:
- a CDS encoding aldehyde dehydrogenase family protein encodes the protein MKKHEKIISDEDRQYIDKLIENAQKAMEDLEKYNQAEIDRFCQAIAWATAKEDIFTNLAHMGVKESGLGNYNGRPGKRVKIKGVLRDVLGVKSMGIIEEIPEKGITKYAKPAGIIASIIPCTNPALTPPVTGLYSLKCKDVVIYSPHPRTKKTTNETVRLMRVALEKLGVNPDVFQCIEHPNLSLTNYLMSKVDLVMATGGKNMVKAAYSSGTPAYGVGAGNSTIVIDETADIKHAALNTRLSKTSDNGSGCSADGNVIVEESIYDQFLSQLQREGGYLANQAESELLKKALWDEKGRRIANTIAVDALEIAKIAGFTISKEKSFIITEQEEIGDSYLFSKEKLSPVMAIYHYKGFENALKMVKAIFEIGGKGHSCGIYSFNEKNIHQLALIAPVSRIMVRQPQSKANAGSFTNGMPMTSSLGCGIWGGNITNENIHLKHYMNVTWVSVPIPENKPLDEELFGEFYNT